Proteins encoded by one window of Thunnus thynnus chromosome 3, fThuThy2.1, whole genome shotgun sequence:
- the LOC137180310 gene encoding E3 ubiquitin-protein ligase TRIM39-like: MSAASCLRSKDQFLCSICLDVFTDPVTTPCGHNFCKNCITEHWNSNDQYLCPICKKAFYTRPELHVNIFISEMVSQFRQEAQQKASSSSSEQQAAKPGEVPCDVCTGTKLKALKSCLVCLTSYCETHLEPHLTMSGLKRHQLMDPAENLEDRMCMKHDKPLELFCKTDQTCVCMLCSILNHKTHEFVPLKEEYEGKRAELGKTEAEIQQLIQKRRLKIQEIKHSVDLSKEDADREIAEGVQVFTTLKESVERSLNELIETIEEKQRTTEKQAEDFIKELEQEISELMKRSSEVKQFSCSEDHLHLLQNFPSLKAAPPTKDWTEVSVRPPSYEGTVVRAVAQLEETLSKEMKKLFEAELKRVQQYAVDVTLDPDTAHPELILSDDGKQVNHSNVKKDLPDNPERFSYCVCVLGKQSFSSGRFYFEVQVKEKTDWDLGVARELINRKGRITARPQDGYWTIWLRNGNEYKGLAGPGVCLSLKSKPQKVGVFVDYEEGLVSFYDVDAAALIYSFTGCFFTDKLYPYFSPCNNDGGKNSAPLIICPVNQTE, translated from the coding sequence atgtctgctgccagctgtctgcgatctaaagatcagtttctgtgctccatctgtctggatgtgttcactgatccagtcaccacaccatgtggacacaacttctgcaaaaactgcatcactgaacACTGGAACAGTAATGACCAGTACCTGTGTCCGATATGTAAGAAGGCTTTCTACACAAGACCTGAGCTTCACGTCAACATTTTCATCTCTGAGATGGTTTctcagttcagacaggaagctcaacagaaagccagcagcagcagctcagagcaacaagctgccaaaccaggagaagttccctgtgacgtctgtactggaaccaaactgaaggccctgaagtcctgtctggtgtgtctgacctcctactgtgagactcacctggagcctcatctgACAATGTCAGGTctgaaaagacatcagctgatggaccctgcggagaacctggaagacaggatgtgtatgaagcacgataaacctctggagctgttctgtaagactgaccagacatgtgtctgcatgctctgCTCTATTTTAAACCACAAGACACATGagtttgttcctctgaaagaagaatatgaaggaaagagggcagagctggggaagacagaggctgaaattcagCAGCTGATCCAGAAGAGACGACTGAAGATTCAAGAGATCAAACACTCAGTTGACCTCAGTAaggaagatgcagacagagagatagcAGAAGGTGTTCAGGTCTTCACCACTCTGAAGGAGTCTGTTGAGAGAAGCCTGAATGAGCTCATTGAGACGattgaagagaagcaaagaacgacagagaaacaggctgaagacttcatcaaagagctggaacaggaaatctctgagctgatgaagagaagCTCTGAGGTGAAGCAGTTCTCATGCtctgaagaccacctccacctcctccaaaacttcccatccctgaaagctgctccacctaccaaagactggacagaggtcagcgtccgtccaccatcatatgaggggactgtggtgagagctgtggctcagctggaggagacactcagtaaagagatgaagaagctgtttgaggctgagctgaagagggtccagcagtatgcagtggatgtgactcttgatcctgatacagcacatcctgaactcatcctgtctgatgatggaAAACAAGTAAATCATAGTAATGTGAAGAAAGATCTCCCAGACAACCCAGAGAGATTctcttactgtgtttgtgttttaggaaagcagagtttctcttcaggcagattttactttgaggttcaggttaaagAGAAGACTGACTGGGATTTAGGAGTGGCCAGAGAGTTGATCAACAGGAAGGGAAGAATAACAGCTAGACCTCAGGATGGTTACTGGACAATATGgttgagaaatggaaatgagtacAAAGGTCTTGCTGGGCCtggtgtctgtctctctctgaagtctaagcctcagaaggtgggggtgtttgtggattatgaggagggtctggtctccttttatgacgtagatgctgcagctcttatctaTTCCTTTACTGGCTGCTTCTTCACTGACAAACTCTACCCATACTTCAGTCCCTGTAATAATGATGGTGGTAAAAACTCTGCTCCTCtgatcatctgtcctgtcaatcaaactgagtAG